One segment of Panicum virgatum strain AP13 chromosome 3K, P.virgatum_v5, whole genome shotgun sequence DNA contains the following:
- the LOC120701036 gene encoding malonyl-CoA decarboxylase, mitochondrial-like: protein MAASIQEVLWDEPPTPESEASCALFYSISSTQPGLSGINLGKFLLKRVIDMLRRDMPSVQIFATLSPITGFMQWLRAKLASQIKLAETESQEGNSLEGASSTFNI, encoded by the exons ATGGCTGCATCTATACAG GAGGTCTTGTGGGATGAACCCCCGACTCCTGAATCTGAAGCCAGCTGTGCACTGTTTTATTCAATATCGTCTACCCAG CCTGGCTTATCAGGTATTAATCTGGGGAAGTTTCTTCTCAAGCGTGTGATTGATATGTTGAGAAGAGATATGCCTTCAGTACAG ATTTTTGCAACACTGAGCCCAATCACTGGTTTCATGCAATGGCTTCGTGCAAAACTGGCCTCCCAAATAAAATTAGCCGAGACGGAATCGCAAGAGGGGAATTCATTAGAAGGAGCTAGCTCTACTTTCAATATATAG